From the genome of Adhaeribacter pallidiroseus:
GGATAGTTAATACTTTTGCTGATTTAACACAGAACGCTAACGGTTTAGCTTTAGATGCTAATGGTAATGTTTACGTTGCAGAAACCGAAGGTCATCGAATTTTAAAAATTAGTTCAACTGGAATAATTAGTGTACTCGCCGGCAACGGCCAGCTAGGTTTCGCAGATGGTAGTGGTACCGCTGCCAGTTTCAATAACCCGAATGGAGTAGCCGTAGATGCCCAAGGAAATGTATACGTGGCAGATACCGGTAACCATCGCATCCGGAAGATTACACCTGCTGGGGAGGTTAGCACTTTAGCCGGAACCGGACAACGTGGCTTGGTGGATGGCATAGGTAGCAGCGCCCAATTTAATAATCCCAGCGGTATAGCTGTAGATGCGCAAGGTAATTTATATGTAGCCGATTCTCAGAATCATAGCGTTCGCAAAATGATTTTAGAATAATGTAGTTTTAAAGCTTATTCGCCATAAAGGTTGGAACCAAGTTAAAAAGAGGAGTGAAGGTAAACGCTGTTATAATTAGCGGGAATAGATCAAGAGTCGTAGTAATTCTAAATTTATCCCGGTAACTTGGACTATGATGAAGCGATTATCCATCATTTTGGGTTTGCAGTTTGCTAGTTTTTTCTCCGCTTTTGCACAAAGTAACTGGCAAAAAGTTACCGAGGAATTAATTTTTAAAAATCCGCCCTTTGCCCAATGCCACGCTTCCACCATCGTAGAAGTTAGCCCCGGAAAATTAATGGCAGCCTGGTTTGCCGGTACTTACGAGCGGCACCCCGACGTAGGTATTTGGATGGCCATTCAGGAAAAAGGTACCTGGACGAAACCTACTTTATTGGCCGAGGGCATTATAAACGACACGTTACGGTATCCTTGCTGGAATCCGGTTTTGTTTAAAGCGCGGGAAGGTAAATTGTTTTTATTTTATAAAGTAGGCCCTTCGCCCAGCGAATGGTGGGGCCTGGTGCGTACCTCCCCGAACAATGGTAAAACCTGGAGTAAACCCGAGCGGTTACCTAACGGAATTCTAGGGCCCATCAAAAACAAACCGGTACAACTAGCAAACGGTACTATTCTGGCACCTTCCAGCACCGAGCAAGGCGAAGTATGGCGGGTGAATTTGGAAAAATCCACGGATCTGGGGAAAACCTGGCAGCGTATTCCCGTAGACCCTTCTACTACCTTAAATGTTATTCAGCCCAGTATTTTGTTGTATCCCAATAACCAATTACAGTTACTCTGCCGGAGCAAGCACGACCGGCTCGTGGAATCCTGGTCGCGGGATAACGGTAATACCTGGAGTAAGCTGGTTCCTATCGCGGTTTGTAATCCAAATGCCGGTACCGATGCGGTTACCTTAAAAGATGGCAGGCAGGTGCTGGTGTATAACCCCACTACCCGGGGCAAAGATTGGGCCGACGGACGTGCCAAATTAGCCGTGGCTATTTCTAATAATGGCCAGCACTGGACCGATATTATTACTTTAGAAGACCACCCGGCGGGTGAGTTTAGTTATCCGGCCATTATTCAGACGCCGGAGGGGAAAATACATATCAGCTACACCTACGACCGGAAAAACATAAAACACGTAGTATTAGCCCAAAAGAGTAAGAAGTAGTTGTTCGTTGTTCGACTAATAACGGATAATATTAATAGCTGTTTCTTTAATCAAATATCGATTATCGTACATTTAATATCCAATTAGGAACAACAAGTAACGAACAACTAATAACGAACTACCAACAACAAACAACTAACTGCTATCCTGATGCACACTGCTTCTGCATCCTGGCCTTTACGAGGCATTATACCGCCCATGATTACTCCTTTGCTGGATAATGATACGCTGGATGTAACTAATTTAGAAAAGTTAATAGAGTACATAATTGGCGGAGGGGTGCACGGCTTATTTATTCTGGGTACTACCGGTGAACTCAGCAGCTTAAGTTATTCTTTACGCCGTGAGCTGATACATCACACCGCAAACCTGGTAAACGGGCGGGTACCGCTCTTAGTAGGCATAACCGATACCGCTTTATCGGAAAGTATACAACTTGCCCAAACCGCCGCAGAGGGCGGGGCTGCGGCCGTGGTAGCAGCAGCCCCGTACTATTTTAATCTAAGCCAGGTTGAGTTAATCGCCTATTACCAGCACCTGGCCGACCAACTGCCTCTGCCACTTTTGCTCTACAACATGCCTTCGCATACTAAAATTGCGCTGGAACCAGCTACCGTACACATTTTGGCGCAGCACCCCAATATTATTGGCGTAAAAGACAGTTCGGGTAACGGCGTGAACTTTCAACATACACAGCACCTGTTGCGACACCAACCGGAGTTTACCGTGCTGGTTGGTCCGGATGAATTAACCGCGGAAGTGGTATTGTTGGGAGCACACGGCGGCATAAACGGCGGCGCCAATTTGTTTCCAAAGCTATACGTAGATATGTACGAAGCCGCCACTCGCCGCGATGTAGCTGCTTTACTGCCTTTGCAGGAGCAAGTGCTAACTGTTTGTTCGCGACTTTACCGGATCGGCGATACTGCTGCCAGCTATATACAAGGCGTAAAAGGAGCTTTATCGCTTCTGGGGCTTTGCCATAATAAATTGGCCTGGCCTTTACAACCATTCTCAAGCAAAGAACTAGCTAGTATTCAGCAGTATCTCGCAGAAATAAAGGTAAGTGTTTAAGGAAATTAGAAAAAATTTAAAAAATCTTCTGCTAATTGTAAATTTTTTTTTACAGGAAGATTACTCTGCATAGCAATGGCTGGCTTTTATACTGCTTTAAACTAGAAAGTAAATGCACTATAATACAAAGTGGTATTAGCCTAATCCTAGAAATTATTCCGTTCTTAAGCTTTTTACCGGATTGCGAACCGCTGCTTTCAGACTTTGAAAACCGATCATAACCAAGGTAAGCGCAATCGCCATAATGGCTACAATCGCGAAGAGCCAACCATTTATTTGTATCCGGTACGAATAACTATTAAGCCACTGTTGCATGCCAAACCAAGCCAGCGGAATAGCAATTACCAGGGCCACCAACACCAGCTTTACAAAATCTTTAGAAAGTATAAATAAAATATCGGTAAAGCTGGCTCCTAACACTTTGCGGATGCCAATTTCCTTAGTCCGTTGTTCCATTACCAATAAGGCCACCGCAAATAAACCGGAGCACGATAATAAAATGGCAATTACCGAAGCCATACTGAAAATGCGCGCCATCATTTCTTCGTCCTGATACCAGGCATTTACATTTTCGTCCAGAAAAGAACCTAAAAACTCAGATCCCGGGGCTACTTCGCGCCATAATTTTTTCATTTTATGCATAGCACCTGTCAGGCTTTGGGGTGCTACCCGCACAAAAATATAATTAATGGGCTCCGCTGCCGAAAGATGCAGGATAATGGGTTTCTGTTCCTCCGCAACGGAGTATAAATGAAAATCCGGAATAACGCCAATAACCTGTTGTCGGCGGCCCGCCACATGCAGAAAAGTACCCAACGCTTGCTTTTCTCCCATCGCCTGGGCTAAACTGGCCGTTATAATTAACCGGTCCACGGAATCGGATGGATAAGCGGGATCAAACTCCCTACCCGTTATTACAGGAATTTTCAGGATTTTTAAATAATCGTAATCAATTAATAGCCAATTGGCCGAAAGGTCTCGGCCTTGGTAATCAAAATTTAAAGTGGTGCGGGAGGTGGAGCGATCCTTCCCTTTGCCTAGGTTTACTCCGGCGCCGGTTACCGCTAACACCGCAGGGTCGGTTGTTAGTTTGTTACGCAAGCGCTGCAGCACTTGCCGGCCATTGACCTGGTTGCCCACCGGGATGCTGATGAGTTGTTCTTTCTCGAAACCAAGGGGTTTTTGCCGTAAATAATCTACTTGCTGCAAAGCAACCAGGGTACAACAAGTTAATAAACACGATAAAGCAAACTGCGTTACCAAAAGCGAATTGCGGAGAAAGCCCGGCCGCTTCAGCGATATCTTTCCTTTAAGTACGGCTACGGCATTAAACCGGGACATGAGCCAGGCCGGATAGCCTCCGGCAATTACCGTAATTATTCCGAATACCCCCAGGAGAAAAGCGATGAAGCCTGGTTGAAGCAAATGAATGAGTTGCAAACGGGAATCGAATACCGCGTTAAATTCCGGTAGAAGCACGTAAGCCAGCAGGGCCCCCAACGCTAAACCAATAAAACAGGTAATGCCCGATTCTCCCCAGATTTGCACAAAGAGTTGGGTTTTTAAAGCACCTAAATACTTGCGTACGCCCATTTCTTTAGCCCGGGTAAAAGCGCGGGCAATGCTTAAATTAATAAAGTTAAAACACGCTATGAGCAAAATAAAAAAACCAATTCCCAGCAAAGCATACACGATCGCAATCGGCGGACCATTCGAGATTTCCCGGTCGAAATGGATTTTACTAAGTTGTTGTACGCGCAGGGCCAGTATATCTCCTTGCGCATCCGGTCGGGCGCCTTTCTTTTTTAAATCCACCAGGCTTTGCTGCAAGTATTTCGGGGCAAAAGGCTTTAGGCGGCGCTCGAATGTTTTTAAGTTTACCTGCGGCTTCAATTTAATATAAGCCTGGTGAGAGAAAGCATCCCAGTTATTTTGGTCTGCGCGATACCCCGGCATATTTTCGATGCGAATCAAAGCGTCGTAGCGAATAGTAGAATTAGTAGGCGCGTCGGCCAAAACGCCGGTTACAATAAATGCCTTTTTTTTGCCACCGCTGGTGTGCTGCACTACCTTGCCAATGGGGTCACCGTTGCCGAACAAGATTTGCGCCAGGCGCTGGCTCAGCAATATGCTGTTTAAATCTACCAAAGCGGTTTCGGGATTGCCATGCAGGAGCGGGAATGTAAAAATTTTTAAAAAATCGGCATCCGTAAGCACCACGTCCTGATCAAAGTGTTTATCCTGGTAACTTACCAGGCTTTTACTATTGCGCAATACGCGGGTTGCTGCCTCCACTTCTGCGTATTCCGCTTTTAAGGTAGGCGTTAAGGGCAAAGGCATCGCCCCGGACCGCGTAGCTTTGGCGGGATCGTTGGCGAAAAGATAGGCCTGGAAAATCTGCTCTTTATGCTGATGAAAAGAATCATAAGTAAGTTGCAGATAAGCCGTCAGGAATAAGAAAACGCATATACAAAAGGCTACGGCCAAACCAACCACGTTTATAGCGGTATAGCCTTTGTTGCGCCATAAATGACGCCAGCCAATAGTAAAATAATGTTTGAGCATGTCTGGTTGAAGTAAAAAGGTGGAAAAATTAGCAGCAGCAGGGTAGGAGTTAGATTTGCGCTTGATAGCAAACGGTCGGATAAAGCCCAGCACCTCCCGGATATAGCGCCGACGGGCCCGCTGTTCCCCGATACGATCTACCTGGTAGTAAAATTCTTCGTGCAAATCGCCCTGTAGTTCTTCCAGTAAATGCGGGGCGCAAAACCAGGCAAGGAACTGATCGGCCCAACGGGGTGGTTCGGGTGATTTAGGAGTAGCGGGCTTTTTCATAGGTTCAGGCTGGGTTTTAAAGTGCGCGGCAGCAGGCGCATGAATTGCGAGCGAATGGCTTGGATATCGAGTAAGGTTTGTTCGCCGTAAGCGGTAATGGTAAACAAGCGTTTGCGCCGGCCGCCCCGTTCCGCCGTAGATTCCCCCAAGTGGGAAGTAACCATGCCTTTTTCTTCTAAACGGTGCAAAGCCGCGTGCACTTGGTTCAGCCGCACCGAACGGTTGGTTTGCTCGGTTATGAGGTGGGTAACGGCTACTCCGTAGGCGTTGCCTTCCTGCATGACTACCGCCAGTAGTACAATTTCTTCAAATTCGCCCAGGTACGTTCGTTTCATGAAGCCAGAATGTTGGGAATAAAGTGATTACATCTACTTTTGCTGATCAAATGCTTTGCCAGTTGTTAAAAAAGCCGTTCTGGTTAAAACAGGGCTATTTTTATAGTAGCATGCTGGGAAAAAGTGTGCGCTACCGGACACTTTTCTGTTCGGATTTAGATCATTTTTTTAAATTTTACCCGTTCCTGTGGTCATTTTATTCTTCTTCCTGCTGAAACTGCCACCACTCGGCTTTGCAATTATAAGCGTACCTTTAGGGTTAGTACTTTGCCTTCAACTATTTTTCAGGATGAAATTTTCAGAACTTAATTTATCGCCTCCCTTAGTAAGAGCCATTCAGGAAAAAGGGTATGAACAAGCGTTCCCGATTCAGGAGCAAGCAATTCCAGCTATTTTGGCGGGTAAAGATGTTTTGGGAATTGCCCCCACCGGTTCCGGTAAAACCGCGGGTTTTGCTTTGCCTATTTTGCAGAAACGCAAACCGAAATCAGCCATTAAAAACCGCTTTATTAATACGCTGGTGCTGGTTCCCACGCGCGAACTGGCTTTACAGGTAGCTACGGTTTTCCAAAGTTTAAGTGTGCATTTAACGCATCCGGTAAAAACTCTGGCGGTATTTGGCGGAGTAAGCATTAACCCGCAAATGATGGCCCTGAGTGGTACGGAAATTCTGGTGGCTACTCCCGGTCGTTTGCTGGATTTAGTAGCGCACCATGCCGTTCACTTATCGGAAGTAGCCGTGCTGGTGCTCGATGAAGCCGATAAAATGTTGAACCTAGGTTTTGCCGAAGAAATAAACCGCATTTTTGCTTTATTGCCGGCTAAACGGCAAAATCTGCTTTTTTCGGCTACCTTGGCCGATAAAGTAACCGAAATAAAAACCAGGCTGCTCCACGAACCGGTTGTTATTACCATTGCAGAGAAACCGGAAACAAACCAATCCGAATTTATTAAACAAGTAGCTTACCGGGTAAGTGCGGAGCGGAAAGGCCCGTTTCTGCGGTATTTGATTCAACAAGAACAAATGACGCAGGTGTTAGTTTTTGTTTCCAGTGTGCGCAATGCCGATAATTTAGTGGTGAAATTAAATAAAAACAATCTGCACGCGGTGGCTTTGCACGGGGATAAAAGCCAGGGAGCCCGTACCGAAGCTTTACGACGCTTTAAAACAAAGCAAGTGCGCATTTTAGTGGCCACCGATTTGGCCTCCCGGGGAATAGATATACCGGTTTTACCCTACGTGATTAACTACGACTTGCCCCGTTCCCCAAAAGATTACATTCACCGGATTGGTCGTACGGGCCGGGCCGGAGCAACCGGCCAGGCTATATCCTTCATTACCCCGGAAGACGAACATCACTTTACTATTATTCAGAAAAAAACCGGTAAAAAAATAGAATTGCTGGAAAGTGCCAGTGTGAATTTACATGGGGTATAATCTAATTTGTCAATTAATAGTGCCCGACTGCTACATGCACTATAGAGTAAAAAACATGTTAATAGTTTTGGGAATTTTCTGAGTTAATTGTGTGCCATTAGAGCCTCGGACCGGGCAAATTTTTTAAATTTTTCTAGGCTTCGGACGTTTAATTTTGGAACTGCTTTCGGTAGTTATTTGAAACTTTAATGCGCAAATTAGCCTATACCGGTAAAACAAATTTTATGATTAAGGATGTAGTGATGGGGCCGGTTTTAGGGTTTAGAGGTTTAAAAAACGGCCATTGGTATACTTCGGCGCTCGTGGTACTACAAAAAACTGCGGAACCGCCGCGGCTTCGTTTTATTTACGACTCATTTTCGAAAGCGGAAGAAAATAAGGTTTTGTTAAAAACGTATGCCGATCATTACGTATGGCGCCTGGATTGGTCGGTGAGCCAGACTAGTTGGGAGCAGGTTATTACGTACGCCGTAAACGAGGGGCCTACCTACCACTATACTGTTCCGGCACAAAATAGCTCGCTGCGTATTTGTTACGGTTCTTGTTTTGGGGTGCACACGCTTCAGGATATTAATAAACTAAAGAAAAAAAATGCGCTTTGGCACGTATTGCAGCAAGTACACCAGGCAAAACCTTACCACTTATTTGTGCTGGGCGGCGACCAGGTTTACTCCGACCAGGTTTGGGAAAAGGTACCGGCTTTGCGCCAGTGGTTAGGCCAATCGCTTAAAAAACGGTTACAAGCGTCTTTTACCCCGGACATGCAGCAGCAGGTAGCAGCTTTTTATTTTAACCTGTACTGTAAGATGTGGCGCCAGAAACGACCCGCCGCGGTTTTAAGCCAAATCCCTACCCTCATGATGTGGGACGACCATGATATATTTGACGGCTGGGGCTCGTATGTGCCCGAGCTGCAGGCTTGTGCGGTTTTTCAGGGAATCTATCAACAGGCGCAGGAGCATTTTCACGTGTTTCAATTGCAAGCCCAAGACCACGCTGATTTGGGCGCAGCTATTCCTTTAGGGAAAAACGGTTTTACGTATGCGCATCGTTTAAACGATGTACTTATAATCGCGCTGGATCTGCGTTCGGAGCGCACCCGCGACCAGGTACTCAGCCTCGAAACCCACCAAAGCCTGCAGACTTGGTTAGCTTCTCAGTTTGAAACAAAACCAGTAGATGGTACCTCCAGCAGTACGGGTTGTAAGCATATACTGGTGTTATCGGGCATACCAATTGTAAACGCCGACCTGACTTTGCTGGAAGCTGTCTTGGAACTACGGCCGGGGCAACAACGGATGGAAGACGATTTAAAAGACCAATGGCTCAGCCGTGCCCACCAGGAAGAACGCTTACGCTTGATTCAGTGGTTATTTCGCATCTCGCAGGAATTTAACTGCCAGGTAACCATCCTTTCCGGCGATGCGCACCTGGCTTTTACGGGCTATCTGCAAACTCAGGATAAGAATATTCTGGATTCCGCCGTTCAGACCATTCATCAACTTACTTCGTCGGCCATGGTTAATGTACCGCCACCTTCCTTGGTTATTTACATGATGGAAAAGTTGTTAGCCGGTAAAACCGAAAAAGTAGATGACCAGATAAGCGCCTACTTACAAAACTTTCCCGGAACCAACCGGCACCTGATCGGTGCGCGCAATTGGCTGTCGCTTTCCATTAATGAGGAAGCCACTATTTTGGCAGAGTGGTACGTAGAAGGAGAGAAGCAGCCGTATTCTAAAATAATAGAACCGCTGCAGTAGGGCTGGTTCCGGAAAATTTAAAAAATGGGAGTATTTTTAAAAAATTTAACGGCTACCAATTACTAGCCTGTAACGTAGTGGCAGCAATAACCGGTACATGGCCCCGGATAACTAACTGATTTTGGCCCTGTTGGTTAGGTTGGTAGGTATAATAAAATGTTTGCGGAGAAAGATCTTCGCCGGTAACTTTTTGGTCTTTATTCTGATAGGCCGTATCGCATACTTTTACAAATTCCCGGTTAGTACCCTGGCTCGGATAAAAGGTAAACGATTGGTTGGCGTGAAATGCTACGGTGCCTTTTTTATAAATTAAATGCTGGGTGCGGCAGCCGTAAACATTTTGGGCGGTAACCTGGTAAAACTCGCAGTTACCATCCGGCTTAATATCAAAGGCTATTCCCAGGTTCGCCGCCTGGCCCGCGTAAGTACCATCATATTCCCAAAATTTATGCATTGGAAACTTACCCGCCGACCATTTGGCCGCCAAAGGAATTGGCACTTTAGTAGAAGAAACTGTAACTTCTTTTAAATTATGGTAACAAGCTGAAAATAGACAACAAATCCAGAACAACCCAACCGCCAAGATTTTGGTGGTTCTTTGTTGATTTAGCGTACTTTTCATGAGATAATGGATTAGAATAATGTTTTGGTGGTGTGGAAAGAACAGGTCGGGTAGTAAAAAAATAAAATAGGGCGAATCTGGAGCAAATTATACTTAATACTCGGCCACGGTTAACCGCTATCCAGTGATTTCGATTAAAAAAATTGAGCCTAGTTACCAGTATATACCTAGCTGAATGGTACCCAAAAAAGCTAATATCTACAGAATAACGGACTGTCCATTAATCTAAATCAATTAAGGAAGAATGGGCTAAGGGCCAAACACAACGATGGCTAGTATCAGGTAATGCGGCCGCTCTGCCAAGTAAAAGCGGGTACCAAGCTTAGGAATGATGCAACATGTAAAGTGCTATTCATACAGTTTTTTTAGTTAAATTTTTAAACATTAGAATAAAGAAATATAAGTGAATAATTTAAATATTAAAAGAAAAATTTAGATTATTTTACCTACTTCTCTGCAAAAGTATAAAGCAATAGCGAAAGAGAAAATAAGAAGAACTACTCAATTTTATGCTAATTTTCTGCTCTTTCCAGATACTTTATAAAAGCGGCTAGTAGCTTAAACTATTCAGGGCTAGTTTTTAAGTATTTTGGTCCGGCAAGTTTATAGTTGAAGCTGTTTATTTTAATAATAACTAAATCATTTTAAACTACGGTTTGGCGTTAATAAGCCGGATTGGATTGATCAAAAATCTTAAAATTTAAAAAAAATTTAAATTTTAAGATTTTACCCCGGTTAATTAATGGCGCTTAGAGCCAGAAGCATTAAAAAAGTCCCGACCCGAAATAATGGCTGCAAAAGAAAAAATACCTGCTGCCAGGTGTTTTTCTAGTGTTGGTGATAACTGGTAAAGGAAAAGAGTACCTGCTGAAAGTCAGGTGAAGGCAACCGAAAAACCATCTTGGCGTTGTAGGAAGCAGCCAGCCGAATAGATTTTAATTTTTAGGATAAACAATAATAAGCGTAAGATCTTGATTGCCAACGGGAGTTAAGCCGTGCGAGCTACCGGGGCGGGTAAGAATGGCATCACCGGGTTTTACCGGGAAAGTTTTACCGTTCATTTTCATTTGGCCGGTACCGCTAATAATGTAATAAATCTCGTCTTCTTGTTGCAAATGGTACCCAATGGAGGAACCCGACCGCAGCGTTCTTTTCTTAAAAGCGGTCGGAAAATCTTTTACTTCGTCAAAAAAACTGTAGCCTATTGATTTTCCGCCGCCGTTGTGTGGACCAGCTTGTTCTTGGGCCACCTGGGCATCATGTT
Proteins encoded in this window:
- a CDS encoding permease prefix domain 2-containing transporter; translation: MKKPATPKSPEPPRWADQFLAWFCAPHLLEELQGDLHEEFYYQVDRIGEQRARRRYIREVLGFIRPFAIKRKSNSYPAAANFSTFLLQPDMLKHYFTIGWRHLWRNKGYTAINVVGLAVAFCICVFLFLTAYLQLTYDSFHQHKEQIFQAYLFANDPAKATRSGAMPLPLTPTLKAEYAEVEAATRVLRNSKSLVSYQDKHFDQDVVLTDADFLKIFTFPLLHGNPETALVDLNSILLSQRLAQILFGNGDPIGKVVQHTSGGKKKAFIVTGVLADAPTNSTIRYDALIRIENMPGYRADQNNWDAFSHQAYIKLKPQVNLKTFERRLKPFAPKYLQQSLVDLKKKGARPDAQGDILALRVQQLSKIHFDREISNGPPIAIVYALLGIGFFILLIACFNFINLSIARAFTRAKEMGVRKYLGALKTQLFVQIWGESGITCFIGLALGALLAYVLLPEFNAVFDSRLQLIHLLQPGFIAFLLGVFGIITVIAGGYPAWLMSRFNAVAVLKGKISLKRPGFLRNSLLVTQFALSCLLTCCTLVALQQVDYLRQKPLGFEKEQLISIPVGNQVNGRQVLQRLRNKLTTDPAVLAVTGAGVNLGKGKDRSTSRTTLNFDYQGRDLSANWLLIDYDYLKILKIPVITGREFDPAYPSDSVDRLIITASLAQAMGEKQALGTFLHVAGRRQQVIGVIPDFHLYSVAEEQKPIILHLSAAEPINYIFVRVAPQSLTGAMHKMKKLWREVAPGSEFLGSFLDENVNAWYQDEEMMARIFSMASVIAILLSCSGLFAVALLVMEQRTKEIGIRKVLGASFTDILFILSKDFVKLVLVALVIAIPLAWFGMQQWLNSYSYRIQINGWLFAIVAIMAIALTLVMIGFQSLKAAVRNPVKSLRTE
- a CDS encoding sialidase family protein, which gives rise to MMKRLSIILGLQFASFFSAFAQSNWQKVTEELIFKNPPFAQCHASTIVEVSPGKLMAAWFAGTYERHPDVGIWMAIQEKGTWTKPTLLAEGIINDTLRYPCWNPVLFKAREGKLFLFYKVGPSPSEWWGLVRTSPNNGKTWSKPERLPNGILGPIKNKPVQLANGTILAPSSTEQGEVWRVNLEKSTDLGKTWQRIPVDPSTTLNVIQPSILLYPNNQLQLLCRSKHDRLVESWSRDNGNTWSKLVPIAVCNPNAGTDAVTLKDGRQVLVYNPTTRGKDWADGRAKLAVAISNNGQHWTDIITLEDHPAGEFSYPAIIQTPEGKIHISYTYDRKNIKHVVLAQKSKK
- a CDS encoding dihydrodipicolinate synthase family protein, with the protein product MHTASASWPLRGIIPPMITPLLDNDTLDVTNLEKLIEYIIGGGVHGLFILGTTGELSSLSYSLRRELIHHTANLVNGRVPLLVGITDTALSESIQLAQTAAEGGAAAVVAAAPYYFNLSQVELIAYYQHLADQLPLPLLLYNMPSHTKIALEPATVHILAQHPNIIGVKDSSGNGVNFQHTQHLLRHQPEFTVLVGPDELTAEVVLLGAHGGINGGANLFPKLYVDMYEAATRRDVAALLPLQEQVLTVCSRLYRIGDTAASYIQGVKGALSLLGLCHNKLAWPLQPFSSKELASIQQYLAEIKVSV
- a CDS encoding DEAD/DEAH box helicase — protein: MKFSELNLSPPLVRAIQEKGYEQAFPIQEQAIPAILAGKDVLGIAPTGSGKTAGFALPILQKRKPKSAIKNRFINTLVLVPTRELALQVATVFQSLSVHLTHPVKTLAVFGGVSINPQMMALSGTEILVATPGRLLDLVAHHAVHLSEVAVLVLDEADKMLNLGFAEEINRIFALLPAKRQNLLFSATLADKVTEIKTRLLHEPVVITIAEKPETNQSEFIKQVAYRVSAERKGPFLRYLIQQEQMTQVLVFVSSVRNADNLVVKLNKNNLHAVALHGDKSQGARTEALRRFKTKQVRILVATDLASRGIDIPVLPYVINYDLPRSPKDYIHRIGRTGRAGATGQAISFITPEDEHHFTIIQKKTGKKIELLESASVNLHGV
- a CDS encoding PadR family transcriptional regulator, whose amino-acid sequence is MKRTYLGEFEEIVLLAVVMQEGNAYGVAVTHLITEQTNRSVRLNQVHAALHRLEEKGMVTSHLGESTAERGGRRKRLFTITAYGEQTLLDIQAIRSQFMRLLPRTLKPSLNL
- a CDS encoding cupin domain-containing protein, which encodes MKTKMLFYLGLLIFGSQAIVLSSKAQTADSGKYILEHDAQVAQEQAGPHNGGGKSIGYSFFDEVKDFPTAFKKRTLRSGSSIGYHLQQEDEIYYIISGTGQMKMNGKTFPVKPGDAILTRPGSSHGLTPVGNQDLTLIIVYPKN
- a CDS encoding alkaline phosphatase D family protein; the encoded protein is MRKLAYTGKTNFMIKDVVMGPVLGFRGLKNGHWYTSALVVLQKTAEPPRLRFIYDSFSKAEENKVLLKTYADHYVWRLDWSVSQTSWEQVITYAVNEGPTYHYTVPAQNSSLRICYGSCFGVHTLQDINKLKKKNALWHVLQQVHQAKPYHLFVLGGDQVYSDQVWEKVPALRQWLGQSLKKRLQASFTPDMQQQVAAFYFNLYCKMWRQKRPAAVLSQIPTLMMWDDHDIFDGWGSYVPELQACAVFQGIYQQAQEHFHVFQLQAQDHADLGAAIPLGKNGFTYAHRLNDVLIIALDLRSERTRDQVLSLETHQSLQTWLASQFETKPVDGTSSSTGCKHILVLSGIPIVNADLTLLEAVLELRPGQQRMEDDLKDQWLSRAHQEERLRLIQWLFRISQEFNCQVTILSGDAHLAFTGYLQTQDKNILDSAVQTIHQLTSSAMVNVPPPSLVIYMMEKLLAGKTEKVDDQISAYLQNFPGTNRHLIGARNWLSLSINEEATILAEWYVEGEKQPYSKIIEPLQ